The Oryzias latipes chromosome 16, ASM223467v1 genomic sequence aagacgtacatgaatgtagtcgtctataagtggatgcatcataatTGAGctgaacagggagcttgtggcccgcccagcgtaacaaggacacttttttttttaaatgccatgtTTTtcgtctgatcctgattcacaaccatttgaataaagaaatactcggaaagcttaattttctgagctttattttcttaattaatGTCTTTCACAAACCAATTTCATTCATAaacatgccacaagaacatgttaaaaacacagttttcataaGAGAGGGTCTTAAATACTGTTCCATTACTGTATAAGATCATACCAACTATAAGACAGAAAAAGATTTACATAATATCCTCTACAGTTAATGGTTGTAATTTCAAATAAGACTCTCCCGTCCTTCCTGACATAAGCAGTGataattttgaaaaagctttataGCACATATTGTCAGACCACTGTTGCAGGAAACAGCTATACAGAACTTTGGCACTAAAGTCCATCAAAACCAATAGTTCTGCTTAGAGGTTAATAGGAGAAAAGAAACTGGGAAACACATTCAAAGAGAAACAGATGCTGATGGGAACTATTTCCCTATATTGTTAGTGGTTGCACATAAGGATCAGACCACCATACAGTAGTGATACTGAAGCCTGGTACATCAGAGGAGGGATGACAAAGGCAGCACAAACAATAAAGACTGTCCTGGAATGGAAATGACATCACCATAACCTCTGTCACCGAATGTTAATGAGGCCCCGTTAGCGAATGGGCTCAAAGCCCCACCCCTACTTAAAGGCTCAACACCGAAGTCTGAATTAAAACTGTGAACTGAAAGCAAAGAGGGagagaaatgagaaaaatggccaaaaacaaaaattgaaagcacatttcttaatgtttttttttaatgttgaatttttatttcattttttcatatttgatgTAAGTTCACAATGTgcaattttcattattttgtttttaacaatttctgttttcaaatttacaatttttttcattcagttttaGTTGGTTCTGATTTGACCCCATAACCACAGACCTTTAAAGTGTTGTTCCTCAGTTTGAATGAGTGTTGTATTTCCATACATTTATACCTTTTGACTTTCATTCAGTCATTTACTCAAACGTTGCAAAGAAATGTATCTAAAAGGAacctgggaaaaaaaagttatcaaattttaaatatttagaatgGAGTGTGCCAGGATCGTTCAACTTATATTTTCAATTTCAAAGTAAATTTTAGGCTGCCATGTGTTCATTACATGCAGTTAATGTTGTTGCATAAGCAAATAAACCAAgaatattactttttaaaaatattttcactccTCATCTCAATATTAAGGGTTGCAGTCTGTTGAAATTTGCTGAACTCCTCCAAAAAAAGATGCCCTCATGACTGTGAGAAACAAGACTCAGCTGTTGCTGCGTTGACCACGCAGGCTTCCAGTCAACAACAGATACTGGATAAATAATGTGCAATTGTTTTTTCAGTTGACTTGGGTGGgtaagaggaagaggaggaggaggagaaggggtaAAACAGGGCAGATAAAGGAGGGCATTGTCAGAGTCACCAGGCAAATCATCCTGTCTTTTCATGCCACTGACATCTTATATCGTTCTGTTTGTCACTGCTGCCCTCAGGTTCTGGTTTCAGGTTTGTTTCTGCTGTCATCAGTCTCTGCCCTTCACCTCTCGTTGACCCACAGAAcagatgtttggatttttttattttttttttgtgtgtgtgtgttcttgctGGGAATATCTTACCTGGCATTGTGCATCATGCTCACCGTCACTTTTTCTGGGCTGTTTCCAGTGTTGAatcacagcaaaataaaaagaaatctcaTGCCGGTCAGATGAGTCAGCAGCCGTACTTgggctttttttctgcagagaagaaACCACATGGCTGTCCACACTGACGGAAATTCCTGTTTGAATTTTCAGGAGCGAGTCCAGCAGTTGGAGGAACAGCTGAGAGAGATGGAGAAGGAGAAGGAACGAGAGCTGAGCGCTCTGAGGAAGGAGAAGAGGGAGCTCGTCCACACAACTCAGATGGTAGGAGAAAATGGGTTTATTTATGGAGTTTCTAGAGTCTCTTCAGCTTTTTGGGAGGATCATGAAACAAACACTGCTTGTTTATTACATAAAAACGTCTGTATAATTCTGCTGATCCGTTTAAAGATGCAATGTAAATGACATGGCCTATGGGACTCAGATTTGTACAAACAAAGCTGCttagtttaaattattttttaactttgaattTTCTCTTAAAAGAATTCatataaaaagatatttttgtatTCATTGACTTTAGCTATATGAATATTGTCACTATAATAGCACTATAGAGCATGTTTAAAGCAAAATTTTGTTCAACACGACGACGATAATGATGACGATggtgttgtgtttctgtgcacGAGCGGTAATATTTACACCAATACAAACCTTGTTATGTAAGAAACAGTGAATTTGTGAACTAGGGTGACTTTAGGAGCAGCTACACATTTTTCAACGACAGAGTTGAACAGATCGAGTCAAAGCCCTCTTTCAAAGCAACCTCACTTGTGGCTAAAACATATGTGGATGATGAAAGAGCTCATTTCTGGTCTGTGTTTGTAACATTATTTTAGCAAATCCTTCAGCTTTTTGATTTTCTGTACTAGTTTAGTTTTCCATTATAAATAGATGGGTTTTCTTCTTGTCTCTTATACCATTTAAATGGGTAAAAGTTCCTCAGCTTGTAAGCATGAAGTCTAGATTAGACTTTTATAGCTGGAGCAAAAGTCAAATTTGCTGAAATAACGCCCAATTTCTTTATGCATACAAAAAACAAGTGAGAGGCTAAGATGAAGTCTGCTCTAAAATCATGTGAATTACAAAGTCAAAGTGTgctcttttatcttttattcaaaatgaggaaaaaaacgtCTCAAATTTCTATTAGTTCAGTTGAAACAAAATAGATCCCTCACAGAATCCCAGTAGTTAGGCCTCAGTAGTAGGAAAGCAGCTGCTCGCTGCAGCGTCCAGATGGAAATGCACTCGGCctgttttccattttcctgcTGAAGTGTCTCCGACCTCTAGTGTCCGTTTAACTAGACAGAGTTGTGAATCCCTTGCTGTGTGGTTCTTTACCCAGGTCTGGTTTGTCACTGGAGACTTTTCCAGCACTTCATGTTTCTAAGAACTCACTTTCATGGTCATTAGGAAGCTAAAACTGAAACGGTTTAAACTGCAACTCCACACGTCTCCCATTGAATTTGGCTTCATATCCCCATAAGTTTGTGAAGAAACAACGCAAATGTAGTTTTATCTATTCTGTTTGGTAAGAGCTCATTTTTTTGTACTTATTAAAAGATgcacacagaaagaaagaatGTTAAAGAAGGTATCAGCAATTTATAGCAATGTATGAGATatgattttcacattttgtgaTTTGACCACACCCTCTAAAGACCGACTGTCTGCCTCTGTGGTCCAGTTTGGGATAAATGCCAGCAGATGATGACTTAATgagataattctttttttttttaattcagattgCAACCAGATGGAAATAATCTTTCAAACATTAGTTCtgtattaattatttgttttgtataaattgtttctgttttaataaATACAGGATCTGTAGCCATCGTAGAGTTTATCAGACACAGTTCTGTTTCATGAAATCTCCAATAAATATTACTTAGAGGTTAGGAGCAAAGCACTCTGGGTCATGCAGATTGTTAATATTGTTAGCATTTGCTCTCCAAAGTACATCAGTCAGTAATTAAAGTGACTTTATCCCTTTGGAAGTGGTTTGTCTTTGATCAGAGTTATGACAGCACCAGTTAAAATGAGCTGGAGACAAGATCTGGAGGAGGAAAACACAAATCAGACGCAGAGAGGGGACGGAGCGAGCTGGAGGAAGAGAGGAGGGAGAAGACAGAGGGAGGAGAAAACAGGGGAGGGAGGGCTCTGTGGTGGTGCTTGTAGAAGGGAGCATGTGTTGGGATGCGTGAGAGGGGAAAACTGCAAGCTGGATGAAGTTTCACGTCTCTGCACAGAACGGTAGGCTAAAAACTAGACCAACAAATGCGTTTTCCCTCCAAAAGTTAGTATTGCATATTTAGTTTGTTGGTTGGTGAGAGAAAAGACGGAGAGAGGCTGGAAGAAGGGAGTGGCAGCGTTGAGGACGGGAGAAGAGATTGTTTAGAAAGCTGAAACGAGTAAATagtacaaaataaatgcagttgaTGCGTATccgttttagttttttaacaagtttttcaACTTTCTTTGAGAGCAAGTAAACCTGATCTGCAACTATCGATGGCAAATAGTGTAATACTACATCACATTACAGTAAAATGATAAAAGTAGTTTAGTCAAATCCAGGGTATATTCTGAAACATTAACTAAGCTTCAAAGAGAAAAACGCAAGAGGACTGttgtttaaaagcatttttggaaAATCTGTCCAGAAGGCCAAACGCTGCACTGCATGTATTTTCTGCAAGTTTCCAGTGTTAGTGGAGCATGAAGGAAAGCTGGTTGGGACAACTTTCTTAACTTGATCTCCATTTGAAGTCCAACTTTGACTTTCAGTCGGATGTGGAATGTCACAGCcttttttcaaatgaactatTTGTCGCTTTCCCTTCAAGTTCCAGTGTTGGTTCCTTCTGCAATGTAATCATCTCAAGTTGAATTTCCAAATCTTTTCTGGTCCTGCAGGTTCTCAAAGAGAAGAAACCACTGAGTGATTGGTTGAACGTCCCAGACGTCACTCCCTGCATGATGTCACTCTCTCCTTCGACGGTTCACAAGCCTCCACAGGTGTGCAGCTGGTCGTCACGGATACCTCACTGAACTCGTTTAAAGTCTGTAGGTGATGGGTCAGCTTCCAGTTGGCCTCAGCAGTAAAACTAGCAGCTAAAAGATGTTGAAAACTgggaaaaaagtgatttaaTGGCATATGGGTGCATATTTTTTgtcaatttgttttaaatatcaaTGTAAAAATCAGCTAATTGTGGGCTCCAAATCACAGATGACACTCACTGGACTCTGTCTTTAAACCTACAGGACCATTACAAAGAAGCCAACAGTTTACCAAGGCGGCGAAGTTCCCATCGGAACAGACTGGCCGACAGGCCGCTGTCAGTGCAGGGTACGTTCCCATCGCTGCTCTGGTTCTAACTTCTATTGTGCTCTTTGATTACTCAAGCTGAGACTTTTGTTGTGCAGGACAATCAGCACGCTCTGTGGAGTCGTGTCCTCGTTTGTCTGTTTGCTCTGTTCCCTCCCTTAGTCAAATCAGAGGTGTGTCACCAGCGTTCCCAGCTTGTTAGAAAGCAGGATTTGCCTATACTGGCCCGATGAGTTAGAAAACCCTCGTAGTCTCctgctaaaacaaatgtgaatCTGTTTGGATGCACTCACACCCACTTATTTGGACATTTGTTGCGGGTTGTGACTGGTCTTGTCAGAGGTCTCCTTTTCCACTCACTTTCATTACCAATGAACGGTTTGATGTCATTAAAAAGTGTCGACTTCACTGAAAGGTTTGTGTCTTGCTCCTCTCAGCAGTGCTTCTGCATGTCCCTCCACCTGCAGGGTTGCTGAGGATGCCTCCTGACAGCCAGACCTCAGAGGCTCAGGCGTCCCCCCACGtctcacacagactcaccaacgGCCACGCTAACGGCCACAAACCTGTGAGCGGCAACGGCGGCGGGCTGCTGACTCCATGCAACAGTGCAACCAGCTCTCGTGCTGCCAGGTCGGTTTAGTTTGATGAAAGTAGAGTATAAAGTAGCTCATAAATAATTCCTTTGATAAGGTGTGTTCAGCAATAATACTTGTACCTGTTTTgcattgtttagtttttaaacatttaagctTCTTGTATGTTGCCTATGAGATCCTGATACAGCACAAACCATGTTTTAGTTGGATTTAGCAACTTTTTTAAGGATAAGTtcattttttacaggtttttatttttaggcattGAACCACAATTTTATCTATTAGTCAAAAAGTGTTCATTCTGCCTGTTAGCAGGTTTATTTATATTAGAATGCAGATTCTGCAACCGAGACAAACCATAAACTTATTTATAGTCAGTTGTGTCCTAAGCTCATATTTAAGTGACAGTCTGCTGTAGTCTAGCATggttacacaaacaaaaatcagaaattCAATGCCAAATGATCTGTCTGGTagggatttttctttgttgcaaCCTAGTATTAGTGCAACTAAGATCAATAACTAATGATaccaacagcaacaacaaccacTTGTGCTGTACAATTAACTGAATTTCTCGCCAAAGTTTGTTTTACAGCTGGATTAAAGTGAGAAACTGTTCAGTTTTCCTTCGACTTTCACTCTGGACTTGTTGAGTGCAGCGTACAGCAGGATTTGGAGTAAACAGGATGCTCAGCCGGTCATTAACagtaaacaaacagcagaagaaGATGGGTGTAGGCCAGTTGATTGTTTAGGATGATATTTCATTTCTccggtttatttatttatacgtTTTTGCTCCATGATACATATTTATCCAATTCTACTCAGACTACTCCTTGCGCTGTAAAATGTGGAGGGGGTTACATCTCTTTCAGGGTAAAGTTCTCATTAAATGTCTTGAAATGCATCATTCAACAAAGGAAACATCttatttctttgttctttaTCTCCAATGTAGTCTCTAACATTTAGAAATTCTAACTTTTATGGCTTATTTATAGCTGagtgaaaaagcaaaaaggatTATTGTCATGAATATTCTGATTGTAATGTTTGGTGTTCTCCTGTCAGTCCGTGTCTGGTGGATCTCATGGAGATTGAGAGGAAACTGAAGGAAGCCAAAGCGGAGAGGGAGCGGTTACTCAGGGACCGGGTGAGTCACCTGGCACGGGAAATACTCGCAACACCTCTAATCCTCCACAACGCATCTCGTTACAAACAACTGGCTGAtccccaaaacacacacaaaaaaacctaaGCATGTTGATGGGAATTTGTCAACATTGCAATCTTAAATAACAAACGGCATAATCTCAGGATTTTGTGGCTCTGAGGCCAaaggaattgtttttttctgttaaaaacaagTGTCTCATACTCTGCTTCAACTCATATGAACTCAGGAAGAGAGACGGCGTGCGATGTTGGAGGAGACACACCAAAGAAAACTTAACACTTCAATAGAGGAACCACCAGAACCAGTGGATCAACAAGAACCAGAATTGGTACCAAACCAATCACCAAAGGCCGTTTCATTTCCAAACTCATCTCCGGTAAGAATGAAATATCAAACATATTATTCTGCACATATAGTATAGCTTTTAAccttctctgctccatttttcccactacgatcatcttttgaatTATTATAAAGgcgttcccagcggtctttttttgattatgccatttttagccaagtaaaataaaagaaggttgtctaggacttagtttctgcagagcagcaaacgtttgttagaaatttgtctccgagtagtgggcgggactgttggtacGGAGCAAcaacttgatttgatttgatttgatttgattttgatttattgatttatttcaagcattgtagtcaaagcaataaaaaaaaattacacatatttatcaaactcattacagaaatgatgaaatgcatagattaaaaagacagaaaacaaaacaaaaatgtcacttaaatcacatttgcttaattaaatacagtgatcattaactgaagtataagtagagtttgttttattgcttgaaaaggagtgggaagaagcaagcttatataatcccacccctactgagtccattcatttaatagttttacagtgttttaaatccggttctgatcagatagattctcttcaagtaacaaaatccagtgcctagaaatgattgatgatcttcagaaaagattcattcatgatttcagtaaacagtaacgataccgatatgtaataataattgattatcattagaacacatccTCCTTCCCCTTTCGGCTTcgcccatcaggggtcgccacagcgaacaagtcgcatggtaaatctggcaatgttttacgccggatgcccttcctgacgcaaccttctcaaaccgggcttggaaccggcagaggtagagaagggaacagggagcagcccggagtcgaaccctggtttcacggacggaaggcgccgcaaaccagcacgagctaaactggctcctatcattagaacacaaataaaatcaatagcttattgattgtaatttaaacatttcagtaatcattattgcacattacaatgtaacactcattggttgtaattaaaagagctttgattatttcaccacaatcaagttcacacacgtatttggaattattcaagcacctgttgatccttgaatcctcttatcttcatatcctgaaataagagttacattatacattttcttgaatatttgaatatttgaacattgtttgagctcattacttaaactgttccaaagtttagtgccacacaccgacacacacaaacttttctttgtggttcttatcaatttgatcttgaagttcctacatcccctcagtctgtagcctccttcattttctaagaactgtttttggatgttggatGGTAACAATTTCCAgctggctctgtataaaagttgcgcagtgtaaaaatccacagggtcatacagttttaaaagtcttgattgataaaatagattgttcgtatgatcaagatatccggctttatgtacaactctgacggctcgtttttgaagtagaaagagaggatgtagtgagctcttgtAATTATTACCCCAAagttctatacagtaggtgaaatatggtaatattaaagaacagtacaataaatatctactgttgtatcctaatatatgtttagatttatttacgattgaaatactttttgagactttagtttgtatgtgtctgatgtgtggcttccaacttagtttgtcatcgataaaaacccctaagaatttgatttctgtaacactttcaattaagacattatttattacaattgagggctctttatttgtgttgtagtttccaaaaaacatcactttggttttatttaggttcaaagacaatttgttgtaatccatccatagttttatattatttaactctgtgttcaccaccttTATAAGTTCCCtttgattgtctgtagaatagaatatatttgtgtcatcagcaaataatatgagtttcataagctttgaaacattgaatatatcatttatgtaaatattgaatagcagcgggcccagaattgatccttgtgggacaccacaacttatctctttggtttctgatgtatattcatcaatcttgacaaattgttttctccCCGTTAAGTAGCTTTTGACCCAGGTTAGCGCTAGTCCTCTTATCCcatacacttccagtttgtcaagtaagatgtcatgattgagagtgtcaaatgcttttttaagtcaatgaaaactccagctgcatatttctttttgtccagagcatttgtgatttcctccacagcatcaatgatagccaatgaggttgatctattttctctaaaaccatatgggttttcatttataatgttatatttttcaataaataaagctaatttatcattgaatattttttctaaaatttttgagaattgtggaagaagagaaacaggtctatagtttgtaaattggtgtttgtctccactcttatagatgggaatcactttggctattttcatttggtttgggaatctccCAGTTTGTAATAAGTTACATATGTATGTTAGAGGCTTAGCTACACtatgaatgacttttttcaccaccttcatatctatatcctcacaatcttttgagtttttactcttgaaattattcacaattgatatcagttcattttcgttcacatcagagagaaagattGAGTGTGGGATCCTTTCGATGGGTGGGTTATTGTCTTTgctagttttgcattttggaatttccgcTGCCAACTCTGGACCCACATTTACAAAGTAGTTATTGAGACCGTTTGCTGCTACATTCATGTCATAGCTTTGACCCTTCTCATCTGTAAAGTAATCTGGATAAGTTCgcttttttgtcccatttttaatgatgttatttaatatttcccaaactcgctttacgcagtatttattttcattcagtagattattgaagtacacttttttactgtaacgtgttatttcagttagtttatttttatatgacttATATCTTTGTTCACTTTCTCTTGTCCTCTGTCTTAAGAATTTTTTATacaggttatttttctttttacaagcattttgtagACCGCTGGTTAACCAAGGgcatttggcaaatttgttcttgaatttataaattggacagttcttattgtaaagtgacctaaatatttctaaaaaacatttataagcaaTATCGACATCTTTCTCTCTGTACACagagttccagttttgtctggaTAAGTCATTATTCAGAGCATTCAtggttttttcatttcttagccTTTtgtagactggttcttttataattttctttgtcttcacattgatgtcaaatagtgcaaaaactggtaaatgatcAGTTATGTCACATATCATTAGTCCACTCATATGAGTGTATTctatattatttgtaaaaatattatcaataagagtagcacTTTGAGTAGTGATTCTGCTGGGTCTTGTTATGGTTGGATATAAACTCATAGCatacattctgctgataaagtcgtcggttgctttatgtttgctggggtttatcagatcgatattgaagtctccacagatgtataatattttgatatttagagaggtaaacatcttttccatccagttataatgacatttttccctGAATTGTTACATATTTCAATTGTAAGACATTCCAGTATTCCATCCACTGCGACAGACAATTTATCAATTACTgtaaactttgtatttttttccacatatattgcGACTCCTCCAACTTCCCCTCAAATTGCTGAGAACTCAGAACAGGGAGCTCGTGGCCCACTTAGCATAATTTCTacaacacaaatacatttttcttttcgacttttttttgtctgctcctgattcactcagaaattcaattttcagctcaatttcttaatttatgtcctccgttattaaaaaaaattcaacaagaacttgttaaaaacaccattcaTCGAACTGGAAGTTTTATTTGtcgctgtttttctttaaatatgatcATATTGTTACATTAACAAAGCAGTTGTTAAGTCTTTGATGCACAAGAGCCAGAATGTATTCCGTTAATTGAATGcattccctttttaaaaaaatgtttttacattaatttaaattgtttttcatgcatgaaattaatttcaaacatgcatttttgcaataaaaacagttaaactACACTAGAGTTGGTAATAACTTTACTACCAGAGTTTTAGTTGTAGAACCTAAAGCTGGTAGCTGAAGTTAAAGAGTTTGGACTTTAAATTCCCCAGCCCTGCTGCACAGTCGGCTTTTAGACTTTAGTTCTTAACTGCATCCTCTAAgttctgttcttctttttttttctgaagatagTTTTAAGATTCTGCCAGTTGCATAATGtcatgacttttatttttaacatctgATCACAGAGAGCCCCTGTTGAGAACCAAAAACAAGTGCATCCATTATAAAGAGCCACTGAATGCGGTTTTCCATGGAAATTCTCCTGTTTTAACCCACAATCTAATTTCAGTTGTCTCCACAGCAGCGCAGCCTGCCCCTGTTTCTGTCTCCAAACTTTGACCTTCGGGCCCATGTGGAGTCCCTGGGTCATGGGGTCACCGGCTGCACGGACCTGCGGCTGACGCCTCGACGCTGCGCAGGCTTCCTCACCAAGAGAGGAGGGAGGGTGAAGACGTGGAAGAAGAGATGGTTCCTGTTTGACACGGACCACAGGCGACTAGCTTACTATACAGGTTAGACTGGCTGGGGAAGCTGCGCGCGCATGCTGACTTTGCacgtttgtctttgtgttggcACCAAAAAGGAGTTTTTACATGACACACAATTGAAGCTCATCCAAAAGAAGGCATTGTTGCTGGATTACACAGAAAATCGCCCTTTGGATCACATTAATAAAGCTTAGAAAgtgaaaagagacaaaaacatgttatgtTAACGTCAAATACTTCAGGCAGCCTCAGTaagttgttgtgtttcttttgcagaTTGTGATGAAAGGAAGCTGAAGGGAGTCATTTACTTCCAGGCAATAGAGGAGGTTTACTATGACCATCTACGAACAGCCACCTCTGTGAGTTTAGTCTCCACACTAACTGATTTTGACAAAATattgaatgtttttataaatatgctgtgatataaatatatacaatgTGGtgttaagatgtataaaaatTACGGTTTTCCATAAAggtaaaaaggatttttcaagCTTATTGgtctttattgtaatttttaggTTTTGATTGTCGTCTTTGGTATGCTTTTAGAGTACCTCTGTTTACCATCTTTAGATCAAGGAGATTGTGTTTGAAATCTGCTGATGAATGCTTCATCAGAATTCACCTTAACGTTAAAAATGGCGTCTCCCTTCAGTCTCCACGGCCGAGCCTGACGTTCTGTGTGAAGACGTATGACCGTCTGTTCTTCCTGGTTGCGTCCAATGCGGTGTCCATGCGGATCTGGATGGACGTCATTGTTACAGCAACAGACGAGCACAGCCGATATTGACCTTTTTCCATATAAAACTGTGAAACGAGGAGCGAAGCTGCTGTGAGTCATTCTTTCCCTCTCTGCTGGATAAGAGGCGGTCTGATTACAGATCTGCCTGTGGGACCCTAGGATCCTGGAGCACGGGTTCAGCAGACGTGCTGGAACAACAGAGGAAGCTGGTACTGACAGTGATGATGCTCATCATCTTTATACCAGAagaaggatcttttttttttttttcttagcagCTTTCAAACTGAACATTGGATACTCTCGTAGCTTTACCTCTCTCTGCTGGTCAAAGTTCGACATTACCAGACTGGTTTATTCAGCGAAACACTACAGGAGCAGCGGAAACAACCAGGAACCAGCACATTGACACTGTACTGTCAGagtcttttgctttttatttcattctggTTAAACTGTTTTATACTCTCAGGTTTTTACATGGAAACATAAACTTCCTGTGTCtgtttcaaaaaacatttttgcattatttattttttaaaagtttatatgGATTTGATTTGCGAGTAaatgatgtattatgttattaATGCAATATTAAATATtcgtttataaaaaaaagtaacttgcTGTAGTGTTTATTGCTTGTCTGAAACTCTTAGTTTGTGCTAAACTCAAGTTTTTAATGGATAAATATGAAGTTTAGGGCGTCACAATAAGCAGCTCATTGCCTGTGTGGGCGTTGTAGCTCTTCTGTTCGCAGAAGACAGGTCGATGGcctaaatcaggggtgtcaaactcattttcactgagggccacatcagcgaagtggttgtcctcaaagggcccgATATCTTATAcctgtaactaaatgtaataaaaaataaatgtaactactcctttaTGTTAAATaactgattatttattt encodes the following:
- the phldb3 gene encoding pleckstrin homology-like domain family B member 3 isoform X2, encoding MPQHNMDSSRVQWQQGPRSAWISRAAEGQSPASSGADSDTESSGTEREKSCLKKLEGNSLRVLASPTNLQRRITELDQQREELKIELQLEIALLQGELQTEKEQLHRHMQKLETLKTVARQQDRRKHSGRLKERESLEEERSRVKELRRRCEEKEKLIPTLPESQREQLTVQLQQEKEQMEAAIRAFEDWEFRVLEQESGIDEEECEDGDREKDLSCQQHAVNAAQERVQQLEEQLREMEKEKERELSALRKEKRELVHTTQMVLKEKKPLSDWLNVPDVTPCMMSLSPSTVHKPPQDHYKEANSLPRRRSSHRNRLADRPLSVQAVLLHVPPPAGLLRMPPDSQTSEAQASPHVSHRLTNGHANGHKPVSGNGGGLLTPCNSATSSRAASPCLVDLMEIERKLKEAKAERERLLRDREERRRAMLEETHQRKLNTSIEEPPEPVDQQEPELVPNQSPKAVSFPNSSPQRSLPLFLSPNFDLRAHVESLGHGVTGCTDLRLTPRRCAGFLTKRGGRVKTWKKRWFLFDTDHRRLAYYTDCDERKLKGVIYFQAIEEVYYDHLRTATSSPRPSLTFCVKTYDRLFFLVASNAVSMRIWMDVIVTATDEHSRY
- the phldb3 gene encoding pleckstrin homology-like domain family B member 3 isoform X4 — protein: MPQHNMDSSRVQWQQGPRSAWISRAAEGQSPASSGADSDTESSGTEREKSCLKKLEGNSLRVLASPTNLQRRITELDQQREELKIELQLEIALLQGELQTEKEQLHRHMQKLETLKTVARQQDRRKHSGRLKERESLEEERSRVKELRRRCEEKEKLIPTLPESQREQLTVQLQQEKEQMEAAIRAFEDWEFRVLEQESGIDEEECEDGDREKDLSCQQHAVNAAQERVQQLEEQLREMEKEKERELSALRKEKRELVHTTQMVLKEKKPLSDWLNVPDVTPCMMSLSPSTVHKPPQDHYKEANSLPRRRSSHRNRLADRPLSVQGLLRMPPDSQTSEAQASPHVSHRLTNGHANGHKPVSGNGGGLLTPCNSATSSRAASPCLVDLMEIERKLKEAKAERERLLRDREERRRAMLEETHQRKLNTSIEEPPEPVDQQEPELVPNQSPKAVSFPNSSPQRSLPLFLSPNFDLRAHVESLGHGVTGCTDLRLTPRRCAGFLTKRGGRVKTWKKRWFLFDTDHRRLAYYTDCDERKLKGVIYFQAIEEVYYDHLRTATSSPRPSLTFCVKTYDRLFFLVASNAVSMRIWMDVIVTATDEHSRY
- the phldb3 gene encoding pleckstrin homology-like domain family B member 3 isoform X1, which encodes MPQHNMDSSRVQWQQGPRSAWISRAAEGQSPASSGADSDTESSGTEREKSCLKKLEGNSLRVLASPTNLQRRITELDQQREELKIELQLEIALLQGELQTEKEQLHRHMQKLETLKTVARQQDRRKHSGRLKERESLEEERSRVKELRRRCEEKEKLIPTLPESQREQLTVQLQQEKEQMEAAIRAFEDWEFRVLEQESGIDEEECEDGDREKDLSCQQHAVNAAQERVQQLEEQLREMEKEKERELSALRKEKRELVHTTQMVLKEKKPLSDWLNVPDVTPCMMSLSPSTVHKPPQDHYKEANSLPRRRSSHRNRLADRPLSVQAVLLHVPPPAGLLRMPPDSQTSEAQASPHVSHRLTNGHANGHKPVSGNGGGLLTPCNSATSSRAASPCLVDLMEIERKLKEAKAERERLLRDREERRRAMLEETHQRKLNTSIEEPPEPVDQQEPELVPNQSPKAVSFPNSSPLSPQQRSLPLFLSPNFDLRAHVESLGHGVTGCTDLRLTPRRCAGFLTKRGGRVKTWKKRWFLFDTDHRRLAYYTDCDERKLKGVIYFQAIEEVYYDHLRTATSSPRPSLTFCVKTYDRLFFLVASNAVSMRIWMDVIVTATDEHSRY